The genomic interval ATGTTTAAGATACATATAGAGTATATTGCCAATAATTATCTAACCCGTTATAGGCCTATAGCCAACATCACCTCTATCATTAAAGGCAGAGAAGTAATGGAGGTTTTGGATATACCAGAAGGAGTAACAGTGGGGAAAGTGCTGGAGGAGATAAAAAAAGCCATTTATTTTGGAGAAATCCCCCCTACAAAGGAAGGGGCTATCAATTATATAAAAGAAATTTACTAAAAAGAGGATCCTACAGAGATCCTCTTTTTTGACTTTCTTTATAGGTGTTTACCATAGAATGCTTTAAATCCCATAGCTTCTTAGAAAGATCCACCTTATAAAGCTGGGGACGATCTAAGCGTTTATACTCTGGCCAAAGGCTATTTAGTTCCTCAGCAGCATACTTTTTTATTTCTGTAACGGTTTTTCGAGGATACACCAGCTCTCCATCTACATAAAGAGGTATTAGCATTTCTCGAATACGATAATTGGTAAAGGTCTTGGTCTTCCATGTATAGATAGGATGAAAAATCGTCAAAGGGCTGTTGGTATCAATGGTCTCCTCCTCCAGCATCACCAAGTCTGCTTGAGCCTTGCCGTTATCACCATCATAAATCCTTACAACCTTTTTATATCCCGGATTTGTAATTTTATCGGGATTTTCTGATATTTTAATTTTAGGAATCAACTGATCATCCTTTTCTATGGCCGACAGCTTATAAACTCCACCCAAAGCAGGGCAATTACTGGAGGTAATAAGATTGGTTCCCACTCCCCAGCCATTAACAGCAGACTTTTGCATTTTCAAGCTATGAATAGTTTCCTCATCTAAATCACTGGAGGCAATAATACTTACATGGGGAAACCCAGCAGCATCCAACATTTTACGGGCCTCCTTAGAAAGATAAGCAATGTCTCCGGAGTCAATACGAATTCCCTTAGCCTCATAACCCTTTTCTCTTAATTCATTAAATACAGTAATAGCATTAGGCACACCACTTTTTAAGGTATCATAGGTATCCACCAAGAGAAGGCATGTATCAGGATAACTATTGGCATAGGCCCTAAAGGCATCTAATTCTGTATCAAAGGCTTGAATCCAGCTATGGGCTTGAGTACCTACTACTGGAATATCAAATCTTCTTCCTGCTAGAACATTTGAGGTGGAGGAACAACCACCAATGACAGCAGCTCGAGCCCCATAAATCCCAGCATCGGGACCCTGTGCCCTCCTTAAACCAAATTCAAAAACAGGTTCACCCTCGGTTACTTCGCAAATTCTAGAGGCCTTGGTGGCAATAAGGGATTGAAAGTTAATGATATTTAAAAGAGCCGTTTCTATTAACTGAGCTTCAAAGGCAGGTGCCTTCACCCTTAAAACCGGTTCGCCAGGGAACATAACAGAACCCTCTGGGACGGAATAAATAGTTCCAGAAAACTTAAAGTTCTTCAAAGCATTTAAAAACTCTTCTTCAAAGTCTAGACCCCTTAAATAATTTAAGTCCTCTTCTGTAAATTGAAGATTTTCGATATAATCGATTGCCTGTTCTATGCCAGTAATAATCGTATAGCTGCTACCCCCTGGATTTCTTCTAAAAAACAAGTCAAAAACCATGATATTGTTATGAAGGTTATGCTTTAAATAACCATTCATCATGGTTAACTGATAGAAATCTGTTAACAAAGCAAGGTTTCTCATAATATTCCCGTCCTCATCTAAGTTATATTTACTATTAGCATCATCCACTTACAAATAATTATAACAGATTTTTGTCAAGAAATGAAAATATTTAAAAAATTTTATAGGGAGGAAGAAAGACATATGGGAAAAGCCCCCTATCATATCATGTAACGAATGAAAAAAACAGGAAAAGAGGGTTTTTATGGGGTTAATATGGTTTGGGATGATGATTTTAGGTATGCTGGTGGCAGTGATAACGGGAAAAACAGCAATTATCAATGAAGTAATTTTACAGGATGCCCAAGAGGCAGTGGTCTTTGCCATTGGTCTTACAGGAATTATGGCGGTGTGGCTAGGACTAATGAACATTGCAAAAAAATCAGGACTTATCAACAGCTTTGCCCTCCTTATGAGACCTGTTACCAGAATATTGTTTCCCTCTATACCTCCTAATCACCCCGCCATTAGCAGTATCATGATGAACATGGTAGCCAATATGTTTGGGGCAGGGAATTCCGCCACTGCCTTAGGTATTAAAGCAATGGAGGAACTCCAGACCCTAAATAGAAATAGAAGGACCGCTACCAATGCCATGTGTATGTTGTTGGTCATAAATATGTCTTCTATACAACTAATCCCTCTAGCAGTATTGAAATTAAGGGCTGATGCAGGATCTCAAGTGCCTACAGAGATTATTGCCTCCGCCATGATGGCCACTGGTATATCTACGATGGTAGGTATAATTGTCTGTAAAGTATTGGAGGGGAGAGAAGGATGATTAAAATATTAACATTTTTATCTGTAGCCACCATCCCTATGATGATTACCATTATATTAGTCCATGGTCTCATAAAAAAAGTAAATGTATATGATGCTTTTGTGGAGGGGGCTGGTGAGGGCTTTAAAACCGCTGTAAAAATTATGCCCTATTTGATTGCTATTTTTCTGGCCATTGGTTTGATGAGGAAATCTGGAGCTATGGATTTCATTATTCAAGCTATGACAGTTCCTATGACCTATATAGGGATTCCACCAGAGGTGTTGCCCCTAGTAGTCATGCGTCCTATATCTGGAAGCGGATCTCTTGCTGTTTTACAGGATATTCTTACCTACTATGGACCAGATACCTTTGTGGGGAGGGTGGCCTCCACCATGATGGGTTCAGCAGAAACCATTTTTTATACAATGGCTGTCTACTTTGGGGCTGTAGGGATAAAACATTCCCGACACACTGTTCCAGCCGCTCTTATATCCCATTTTGCTGCTGTCATTGCTTCGGTGTTTATATGTAACAGACTCTTTTAAAGATTTTATCAAGAATCTATTGACAGCTACTGTATAATTTTATATATTTATGTATAAAATAAGATAAAAAAAGATATAGACATGGAAAGATAGATATTGATAAAAAAGATTAAGGGACTGCCTTTACATAATATGAATTACCAGTTTATTGATGGCAGAAACCCCAGTTGATACATAATTATAGAGGATAGGTAATGATGGGAAGAGTAGGATTAGCGATTTAGAAGCAGAGAGCCGGGACAGGTGAAAGCCGGTACTAAAGAACTAAACTGAAGATGGCCCCTGAACCTTATGGCTGAGGTGAATATACATTGAACTAAGGCTATGACGGGATTGCAGCCGTTATACTGCAGAGTGATGAAAAGTCACTTACTGAGGTTATTGCTGTAAAGTAGTAATAAACTAGGGTGGTACCACGAATCTATCTTCGTCCCTATACTTTTAAAGTATAGGGCATTTATATTTTTTGAAAAAATTTACCCTATTGAACCATACTAACAAAAAAGGAGAGGTTAAACATGAGTAAAGGAACCTATTATTTAACAACACCTATTTACTATCCCAGTGCCAAGCTTCATATAGGCCATACCTATACCACCGTAGCTGCTGATGCTCTGGCAAGATTCAAACGCTTTACAGGCTACGATGTACAGTTTTTAACAGGAACAGATGAGCATGGTGAAAAGATTCAAAAAGCTGCTGAAGGAAAGGGTATGAGCCCTAAGGCCTACGTAGACGAAATTGTAGATGACATTAAAAAAATATGGAAAAGCATGGACATATCCTATGACACCTTTATTAGGACAACCGATGAACAGCATGTAAAAAGTGTTCAGGGAATTTTTCAAAAGCTTTATGACAAGGGTGATATCTATAAAAGTGAATATGAAGGATGGTACTGTACCCCCTGTGAATCCTTTTGGACAGAGACCCAGCTAAAGGATGGGAATCTTTGTCCCGATTGTAACAGACCAGCTGAACTGGCAAAGGAGGAAGCCTATTTCTTTAGACTCTCTAAATATCAGGACAGATTAATCAAATATTTTGAAGAACATCCTGAAATTTGTTTACCAGAGTCCAGGAAAAATGAAATGATCAATAACTTTCTTAAGCCAGGCTTAGAAGATTTAGCTGTATCTAGAACCAGCTTTGACTGGGGCATTCCAGTACCCTTTGATGAAAAGCACGTTATTTATGTATGGATCGATGCTCTATCCAATTATATCACAGCCCTAGGCTACGGCTCCGATAACAAAGAAAGATATGAAAAGTATTGGCCCGCCAATGTTCATATTATGGCTAAAGAAATTATTAGGTTTCACACCATTATTTGGCCAGCCATGCTAATGGCTCTAGAGGAACCACTACCTCAAATGGTTTATGGTCATGGTTGGATTATGTTTGGTGATGACAAAATGTCAAAATCAAAAGGAAATATCGTTTATCCAGAGCCTCTGATAGAGAGGTACGGCCTTGATGCTTTAAAATACTTCCTATTAAGAGAATTTACCTTTGGCTATGATGGTACCTATACCAATAGGGCTTTTGTAAGCCGATTTAATGCTGACCTATCTAACGATCTAGGAAACCTTGTAAGCAGAAGTATTACCATGATCGAAAAATATAACGATGGCATCATTCCAGAGGGGAATATGGCTGGGGAATTTGATGAAGACCTAAAACAAGTAGCTACCTCAGCTGCTGAAAAAGTGGAGAAAGCCATAGATGGCCTTCAATTCCATGAAGGACTAGAAGAAATTTGGAAGGTAATCCGAAGAGTAAACAAATACATTGATGAAACCACCCCTTGGATTCTGGCAAAGGATGAAGCCAGTAAGCCAAGGTTGGATACAGTTCTTTATAATCTAGCCGACAGTATCCGCATTATCTCTGTTTTATTGAAGCCTTTTATGGAAGCAACTACAAAGAAAATATGGCTTCAATTAGGTATAGGTGAAGGTCAAGACACCTCTTGGGAAGCAGCCTCTCAATTTGGAAAAACCCCTGCTGGAACAAAGGTTGTCAAGGGGGAGGTTTTATTCCCAAGATTAGATATAGAAAAGGAAATCGAGGAGCTAGAAAACATAAATAAAGCCTATTTCCAAAAAATAAATGGTATTAAAGAAGAAAAAGAAGTAGAAGAGATGGTAGAAATAGAAGCCAAGGAAGAAATCACCATTGATGATTTTAGCAAGCTGGAGCTAAGGGCAGCCAAGGTACTTAAGGCAGAAAAACATCCAAAGGCGGATCGTCTATTGGTACTACAGCTACAGGTGGGCAACGAAACAAGACAGGTGGTTTCAGGGATAGCAGAGCACTATAAACCAAAGGATATGATAGGCAAGTCAGTTATTTTAGTGGCTAACCTAAAGCCCGTAAAGCTAAGGGGAGTAGAATCCAGAGGCATGATTTTAGCTGGATCCCATGATGGCCTCTTATCCTTAGCCACCCTAGACAAGGATATGCCGGCTGGAACACTAATAAGCTAAGCTGATAAAATAACTAATTATATTTAATGGTGTGCGGTAAATTTTCAGTTAGACAATTTTTAAGGCCAAGGTAGAGGTTGAGGTTAAGAAAAAGCTCCACCTTCCCCTCTCCTCAGCCTTGATAGGAGGATTATTATGGTTTTTGATTCCCATGCCCATCTGGATGATAGTAGATTTGATAAAGATAGAGATCAGATCATTAAAAGTGCCAAAGAAAATGGTGTGGAATATATTTTAAATCCAGGGGCAGATCTCAACACCTCTATTAAAGCAGTGAATCTAGCAGAAAAATATGATATGATTTATGCTGCTGTAGGGGTCCATCCCCATGATGTAAAGGATATGGATGAAAACACCTTAACCATCATAAAGTCCTTGACTAACAAGGAAAAGGTTGTGGCCATAGGGGAGATAGGCCTGGACTTCCACTACGACCATTCCCCCAGAGAGGATCAAAGGAAGTGGTTTAGACGACAGATAGAATTGGCAAAGGAAGTAAAGCTGCCCATCATCGTCCATGATAGAGAAGCCCACCAAGAGGTTTTTGATATCCTACAGGAGTATAATGCAGGTGAATTAGGATGTGTGATGCATTGCTATTCTGGCAATGTAGAGCTGGCCAAGGAATACATAAAAAGGGGGATATACATCTCTCTAGCAGGACCTATAACCTTTAAAAATGCAAAGAAAACCTATGAAGTAGCTCGGGAAATTCCCCTAGAATGGCTGCTGATAGAGACGGACTCTCCCTATCTAGCACCGGTTCCCCATCGAGGAAAACGAAATGAGCCCACCTATGTTAGGCATGTGGCGGGCACCATTGCTGAGGCAAAGGGTATCTCCTTTGAAAAGGTGGCACAACAAACCAACGAAAACACCCGAAAGCTGTTCAATATAAAGTAGCCAGAAAATTTCTGGCTACTTTATATTTTGGAAGCATGGAACTAGGGACACATTGATAAATATAGAAAATATTGGTATAATATTATGGTAATATTATTAATAAATAGAAATATATAGTAAAATAACACTATATAAAAAATTAATCAAAGGAGTGTAGCATTTATGAAGAAATCCCAAATAGCCATAGTATTAAGTATCATACTAATTTTTTCTATGACCATGACAGCTATGGCAGATATCAGTGCCACAGATGTAACCCGTGTAGAATTTGTTAAAGTATTGTTGGAGTTAGGCAATATTGATGTAAACAAAGCCTCAACTTCTTCCTTTACGGATGTAACCAATCCCCAGGATATTCCTTATGTAGAAACCGCCGTTCAAAGAGGAATTGCTTCTGGTTATCGAGATCATTTTTATCCCAATGACATCGTAACAAAGGAACAGGCAATAGCTATGGTGATAAAAAGCTTTGGAGAATTAGATGTGGCAGAAAAGGTAACACCAGAGATGATGAAAAAACATCTGGCCTTTAAAGACGGAGAATTCATCTCCAGTTGGGCAAAGCCCTACGTTACCTATGGTGTGATGAAGGGAATCATAGACGGTGATAAGGAGGTCTATAGCCCCAAAAGCTCTTTGAATCTTGAAGAGTTAAAGGAATTGATGAGAAAGGCAAAGCCTGTCTTTACAAGGGAAGGTATGACCGCCAGTGAAATGCTTGAAAAGGTTACGGAAAAGATAGAGAAATTTGACACCATGAAATATACCTTGAATATGGATATGAAATCCCATGTAATTGATAGGGTAGAAGGCCAAGAGGTTTTTATGACCATGGATATTATCCTAGAGGGGGCCATCGATCAAAAAAATGACCAGATTCATTTAGTAACGACTACAACAACTAAAGCAGGAGAAGAGGTAGTAGAGGCTGTTGTAGAAATGATTATGACAGAGGATATGATGTATATGAAGTTTCCTGAGACTGAGCAATGGATGGCAATAAACATCGATCCCCTTATGAAGGAACTAGAGGCAATGCTGGGAACTAGTATGGATAAAAATACCGGTATATCTCAACAACAAATGGAGCTATTTGGTATGAGGGCATCCTATCTACCAGAAGAAAAGATTGATGGGGAAGACTATTATGTTGTGGCCATCACTGTAGATCAAAAGGCCTATAGGGCAGCTATGGATGAAATTCTAAAAAACACAATGGATCTTATGGTAGAAATGATGGGGGTTGGAGAAGTGGCCCTAGAGGAAAAGGCAGAGATGGAGGAAGCTATTAAATTAATGCTTCATGAAATGCTGACTGCAATGGAAATGGAGGTTGAGTACAAATACTATATTCACCAAGAAACAAAGCTGATGGATAAAATGGAGGTAGATCAGGCTATCCATATGAAGGCCGGCACTGTAGAAAACCACAGCGTAAGCAAGGGTGTATTTAGATATTATGACTTCAATGAACCAGTAAATATCCCCACCATCAATCCAGAGGATCTCATGGCAGATCAAATCCTTTAAATGTCCCCTCTGTTAGGTTAGATACTATTGCTAATTTCAAAGTATAGGCTTTGTTAATGATAAATGCTGATATTTTAGAAAATAGGAAAAGAATGGCTACATTGATAATTAAGGTATAGCCATTCTTTTTTATGTCCTACAGAGAAGATTAGGGGCAACAAAATGATGGATGACCATGTTTTTCATTATTCCTATTATTTCCCGGGAAAATGACAACATATTACAAAACAATAGAAGGTTATTAACAAACACAGACAAGTTTAAGAAATTTTTAAAGGCTTCTGGCATATAATGAAAACAGAGAAAGGAATAAAAATATTATTTTTAGGAAATAATGAAAATGTTGAAAAAAATTCAACAATATCCATTAAATGGATAAAATGTTGACAAACCAAAGACATTGGCTTAAAATTAAAAAGACTTATTCCCTAGGTAAACAGTTAACAAAAGGCATCCAAGGTTAACTGTTAGGAAAAAACTGTATTGTGGCTTTTACTAGGACAATACAAAAAAATAGGAGGAATATGTATGGAAACTTTTAATAGCAGTAAGGATTTTTTGAGGGGAATCAACAAAAAAGTCTTTATTGCTGTCTTGTCTGTAGCCATATTGATGACGACCTTTAGTGCCATGGCTATTAGAAAAGATGTAGTACTTGTCTGTGATGGAAACGAGATAAACATAACCACCTTTGGTGGAACAGTAGAAAGCCTATTAAACAAGCAGGGTATAGAAATTGGTGAAGAAGATAAGGTTATTCCTGAACTTCATGAAAGGGTTACCGACGGTGATAGAATCGTTATTCACAGGGCCTTTGAGATTCAGTTGGTTGATGGCAATGAAGAAACAACCATTGTTACATCAAGAAAGACAGTGGAGGAAGCACTGAACTCCCTATATATAGAATTAGGACAAATGGATAAGGTCCAACCAGACCTGCAATCAACCTTGGAACCTGGGGATACCATAAGAATAACTAGAATTTTAAAAGAAACTATTACAGAAAATCAAGAAATCCCCTACCAAACAACGATAAAATATAATGATGATTTAGACTATGGAAAAACCACAAGAATCCAAGAAGGTCGCTCCGGCGTGAAGGAAATCTTGCTGGAGGTTACTTACGAAGACGGTTTAGAGGTGTCTAGGGAAGTCATAGAAGAAAAAATAATCCAGGAAGCCACTAATGAAATCGTTGAAAAAGGAACATCTAGATATTTGGTAACTACAAGGGGGGATAGTAGAAGATATAAGGATGTCATCGTTATGGAGGCATCAGCCTATACTGCTGGCTATGAAAGTACAGGAAAAACCCCTGGAGACCCCTACTATGGTATAACTCGGAGTGGAACAAAGGTAAGACCTGGAGTTGTGGCTGTAGACCCTAGGGTTATACCCCTGGGAACCAAATTATATATAGAATCTATGGATAGAACACCAAGCTATGGTATAGCCAGTGCAGAGGATACAGGTGGTGCCATTAGAGGGAATAAAATTGACCTGTTTTTTGAAAGTCGTGAAGATGCCTTGCGTTTTGGAAGAAGGAAAGTAAAAGTATATATTTTGGATTAAGTCGTAGATAGCGGAGAATACTTTCTCCGCTAAATTTCATCATAAAGGGAGAATCAAAGGGTGATTAAGGAAATTATTGTGGTAGAAGGAAAAGATGACGTGGCAGCTATAAAAAGAGCAGTTGATGCAGAACTGATTACAACAGGAGGTTTTGCTTTGCCCCCTGGGGTAATGGAACGAATAAAAAGAGCAGCGGAAAAAAGAGGAGTCATTATTTTTACAGATCCTGATTTTGCAGGAGAAAAAATTAGAAAGACCATTGCAGCACAGGTTCCCAATTGTAAGCATGCTTTTCTCCCTAGAGAAAAAGCCATGAAGAACGGTGACATTGGCATTGAAAATGCCTCACCAGAAAACATTTTAATTGCATTAAAAAATGCCCGTAGTCAGACAATAGAAAAAAGGCAGGAGTTTACCCAGAGGGACTTAATCATAAATCAATTAATTGGAAGTGAACAAGCAGCTGTAAGACGGGACCATTTAGGAAAGCTACTAGGTATAGGCTATGGTAATGCAAAACAATTTTTAAACCGAATAAACAATTATGGTATCACACGGGAGGAATGGCAAAAGGCGTTAAAAATTTTAGGAAGGTAGAGGGATGATACATATGGATAAAATTGCAACACCTAAAAAAACAAAGGAAATTGTTCAACAATATCAATTTAAGTTTTCTAAAAGCCTAGGCCAAAATTTTTTGATAGATGAAAATATATTAAACAAAATTGTTGAAGGCGCCGATATTACAAAGGAAGACTATGTGATAGAAGTGGGCCCTGGCATTGGAAGCCTAACACAATATATTGCTGAGAGGGCTAAAGCTTTAACAGCTATTGAAATAGATAAAAGCCTTATACCTATTTTACAAAACACTCTACAGGGTTACGACAATGTAGAGGTTATCCATGAGGATGTTTTAAAAGTAGATATAAAGGAACTTATAAAGGAAAAATTCCATGGAGCCAAGGTCAAGGTGATAGGCAATCTCCCCTATTACGTTACAACCCCTATCATTATGAGGTTTTTAGAGGAAAAAGTCCCCATGACCTCCATGACCATTATGATACAGCAGGAGGTAGCCCAACGGATGGAGGCAAAGCCCTCCACCAAGGATTATGGGGCCCTTTCTGTTGCGGTTCAATATTATTGCAATCCCAAAATACTATTGAAGGTACCACCCTCCGTATTTATACCTCAACCGAAGGTGGATTCCACGGTTATACGTTTAGATGTCCTAGATAAACCTAAGGTCCATGTAGAGAAGGAAAAGTTATTTTTTGCTACGGTGAAGGACGCTTTTGGAAAAAGGCGAAAAACCCTACTCAATGCTTTGAGTACAGGGAGTTTAGGCTTTGATAAGGACTTAGTCCGGCAGGCATTAGGGGCTGCTGGAATTGATGAAAAAAGACGAGGAGAAACCTTAACAATAGAAGAATTTGCAACCCTGGCCAACGAATTTGCAGCAAGGCTATAAAATATAAAAGGTTGAAGATTGAAAATAATCGTTAACCTTCAATTACTGGCAACTATTCCTCCCCTTTTACATATATTAATAGAAAGGTGTAAATTTCTATGAATATTGTAAAGGGGGGTCAGACGGTGAAAAGAAGATATAGAAGATATTTTGTCATATTAGAAGAAGAAGATAAGGGCTACAGCATATCAAAATCACAAGGAACAAAGGGATATGGCAAAATTGAAGTAAGGAACGACAACGGTACACTGTCTTTATATTGCCAGAACTTAAAAAAATTAGATGAAAAAAAGGAGAGCTATCGCCTATACCTTATCAATACAACAGATAACTTAGATCCTGTTATTGTAGATATCGGACCTATTAGGATAGACACCAATGGAAAAGGTGAAGTTTTATGGGAATTTTATGCAGAAAATGTAAAGGGATTAAAAAAGACAATAGAGGATTTTGACACCTTGGCGGTGGTAGTAGAAAACTTCCAAGAATCCCAAAGGGTTATAGCACCTTTGGCGGGTTATATACATAAGGAAAAGGTGAATTGGAGACCAATTCTTCAGAAAAAAGTTTATGGTTCCAGCAGAAATGAGGCGGAAAACACCTTTGAAAAACCACAGGTAAAGCCTGAACAAAAGTCAGAACCAAAACAACAATCAGAACCAAAACAACAATCAGAACCAGCATCAAAGCCAAAGGAAAAGCCGATTCAGAAGGCTCCATCACAACCTTTAGAAAAACCAACAGAAGAAGTCAAAAAAGAAGAGCTTAAAATAAAAGAGTCTGAAGAACAAAAAGGAGCCCCAAAGGAAGCTATAAAAGTCCAAGAACAAACAAATAAACCTAAAAGCACTTATAGCTTTGAAAAGGACTGGGATACTGTAGAAAACAAGAAGGAAGTCCAACCACTGCAAAAGTATGTGGAAAGTACCCTTAAGATCTTTCCAAGGGTAGAACCCTTTGATAACAATTTAAAGAACTATCAGTGGTGGCAAATCCAATATAATGCCCAGACCATTTATAGAAGCTATATGCCATTTATCTCTCATATTGAAATAATGGTAAATCCCTATTATTATCATTACCCCTATCATTACGGATCTGAATATCAAAAACAGCTTTATGGATATCAACATCATATTTTCGGTATTGCCTATGATGAAGAGAAAAAAGCTAAATATTATGTATATGGTATTCCTGGAAAAAACAACAAAGGGGAGCAGCCCTATAGAGGGAATACAGGTTTTGTTTACTGGCATCCATCCCATTACCTACAATTTAAGCAAGAGGGATTTGGATATTGGCTGATGCATATCGATGCCAACACAGGCAAGGTGGTAGAACCCTTAAAATCAACAGAGGCTTCATCGAGAGCAGATGATCCAATCTAAATATTGATTGTTTATACACGGGGAAATAAATGTAGCGGAGCCTATACTCCGCTACGTAACAGTTTTCGTTTGATTACATAGCATTAGGTTTTTTGGAAAATCTAAGGAATAGAAGGAAAGAGAGAGGGATACAAATTGCTTAACACCTACTTATTATTTATTTTAAGTGCTGCTATGGTCATTATTTCTGGCACCAAGCTTTCAGAATATGGAGATGTTATCGCCTCCAAAACCAAGCTGGGACATAGTTTGGTTGGTGGGATATTGATTGCCGCTGCCACCTCCCTGCCAGAATTGGTAACAAGTGTTACCTCCGCATTCATTGATGCTCCTAATATTGCCATAGGTAATGTTTACGGTAGTAACACCTTCAATATTATGATTCTAGCCTTAATAGATGTTTTACATGGACAAGGACCACTACTAGTAAAGGTCAAGATGAATCATATATTGGCTGGGATGCTGGGGGTTCTTTTATCTGCCATTGGAGCACTGGCTATTTTGATTAGTCAAATAGGAGGACTAGATCCTCAAATAGGCTGGGTTAGTATTAGTAGCTTTATTATTTTTGCCATCTATGTTTATGGTTCTATCCTCATCGTTCGATATGAAAACAAAAGGACTAAGGTGGAGGCCCCAGAAAATATAGAAACAGTAGACAATAATAGTATTACCCTTACAAGGGCCATCATTGGGTTTGGATTGGCCTGTACCATTATTATTTGGGCAGGGATGACCCTCTCTCAACTAGGAGATACTATTGCATTGGAAACGGGATTGGGACATACCTTTGTAGGAACCCTATTAATAGCT from Natronincola ferrireducens carries:
- a CDS encoding S-layer homology domain-containing protein, which gives rise to MKKSQIAIVLSIILIFSMTMTAMADISATDVTRVEFVKVLLELGNIDVNKASTSSFTDVTNPQDIPYVETAVQRGIASGYRDHFYPNDIVTKEQAIAMVIKSFGELDVAEKVTPEMMKKHLAFKDGEFISSWAKPYVTYGVMKGIIDGDKEVYSPKSSLNLEELKELMRKAKPVFTREGMTASEMLEKVTEKIEKFDTMKYTLNMDMKSHVIDRVEGQEVFMTMDIILEGAIDQKNDQIHLVTTTTTKAGEEVVEAVVEMIMTEDMMYMKFPETEQWMAINIDPLMKELEAMLGTSMDKNTGISQQQMELFGMRASYLPEEKIDGEDYYVVAITVDQKAYRAAMDEILKNTMDLMVEMMGVGEVALEEKAEMEEAIKLMLHEMLTAMEMEVEYKYYIHQETKLMDKMEVDQAIHMKAGTVENHSVSKGVFRYYDFNEPVNIPTINPEDLMADQIL
- a CDS encoding nucleoside recognition domain-containing protein; this translates as MGLIWFGMMILGMLVAVITGKTAIINEVILQDAQEAVVFAIGLTGIMAVWLGLMNIAKKSGLINSFALLMRPVTRILFPSIPPNHPAISSIMMNMVANMFGAGNSATALGIKAMEELQTLNRNRRTATNAMCMLLVINMSSIQLIPLAVLKLRADAGSQVPTEIIASAMMATGISTMVGIIVCKVLEGREG
- a CDS encoding nicotinate phosphoribosyltransferase, with product MRNLALLTDFYQLTMMNGYLKHNLHNNIMVFDLFFRRNPGGSSYTIITGIEQAIDYIENLQFTEEDLNYLRGLDFEEEFLNALKNFKFSGTIYSVPEGSVMFPGEPVLRVKAPAFEAQLIETALLNIINFQSLIATKASRICEVTEGEPVFEFGLRRAQGPDAGIYGARAAVIGGCSSTSNVLAGRRFDIPVVGTQAHSWIQAFDTELDAFRAYANSYPDTCLLLVDTYDTLKSGVPNAITVFNELREKGYEAKGIRIDSGDIAYLSKEARKMLDAAGFPHVSIIASSDLDEETIHSLKMQKSAVNGWGVGTNLITSSNCPALGGVYKLSAIEKDDQLIPKIKISENPDKITNPGYKKVVRIYDGDNGKAQADLVMLEEETIDTNSPLTIFHPIYTWKTKTFTNYRIREMLIPLYVDGELVYPRKTVTEIKKYAAEELNSLWPEYKRLDRPQLYKVDLSKKLWDLKHSMVNTYKESQKRGSL
- a CDS encoding TatD family hydrolase, with the protein product MVFDSHAHLDDSRFDKDRDQIIKSAKENGVEYILNPGADLNTSIKAVNLAEKYDMIYAAVGVHPHDVKDMDENTLTIIKSLTNKEKVVAIGEIGLDFHYDHSPREDQRKWFRRQIELAKEVKLPIIVHDREAHQEVFDILQEYNAGELGCVMHCYSGNVELAKEYIKRGIYISLAGPITFKNAKKTYEVAREIPLEWLLIETDSPYLAPVPHRGKRNEPTYVRHVAGTIAEAKGISFEKVAQQTNENTRKLFNIK
- the metG gene encoding methionine--tRNA ligase — encoded protein: MSKGTYYLTTPIYYPSAKLHIGHTYTTVAADALARFKRFTGYDVQFLTGTDEHGEKIQKAAEGKGMSPKAYVDEIVDDIKKIWKSMDISYDTFIRTTDEQHVKSVQGIFQKLYDKGDIYKSEYEGWYCTPCESFWTETQLKDGNLCPDCNRPAELAKEEAYFFRLSKYQDRLIKYFEEHPEICLPESRKNEMINNFLKPGLEDLAVSRTSFDWGIPVPFDEKHVIYVWIDALSNYITALGYGSDNKERYEKYWPANVHIMAKEIIRFHTIIWPAMLMALEEPLPQMVYGHGWIMFGDDKMSKSKGNIVYPEPLIERYGLDALKYFLLREFTFGYDGTYTNRAFVSRFNADLSNDLGNLVSRSITMIEKYNDGIIPEGNMAGEFDEDLKQVATSAAEKVEKAIDGLQFHEGLEEIWKVIRRVNKYIDETTPWILAKDEASKPRLDTVLYNLADSIRIISVLLKPFMEATTKKIWLQLGIGEGQDTSWEAASQFGKTPAGTKVVKGEVLFPRLDIEKEIEELENINKAYFQKINGIKEEKEVEEMVEIEAKEEITIDDFSKLELRAAKVLKAEKHPKADRLLVLQLQVGNETRQVVSGIAEHYKPKDMIGKSVILVANLKPVKLRGVESRGMILAGSHDGLLSLATLDKDMPAGTLIS
- a CDS encoding spore maturation protein, with the translated sequence MIKILTFLSVATIPMMITIILVHGLIKKVNVYDAFVEGAGEGFKTAVKIMPYLIAIFLAIGLMRKSGAMDFIIQAMTVPMTYIGIPPEVLPLVVMRPISGSGSLAVLQDILTYYGPDTFVGRVASTMMGSAETIFYTMAVYFGAVGIKHSRHTVPAALISHFAAVIASVFICNRLF
- a CDS encoding 3D domain-containing protein, giving the protein METFNSSKDFLRGINKKVFIAVLSVAILMTTFSAMAIRKDVVLVCDGNEINITTFGGTVESLLNKQGIEIGEEDKVIPELHERVTDGDRIVIHRAFEIQLVDGNEETTIVTSRKTVEEALNSLYIELGQMDKVQPDLQSTLEPGDTIRITRILKETITENQEIPYQTTIKYNDDLDYGKTTRIQEGRSGVKEILLEVTYEDGLEVSREVIEEKIIQEATNEIVEKGTSRYLVTTRGDSRRYKDVIVMEASAYTAGYESTGKTPGDPYYGITRSGTKVRPGVVAVDPRVIPLGTKLYIESMDRTPSYGIASAEDTGGAIRGNKIDLFFESREDALRFGRRKVKVYILD